A single region of the Melioribacteraceae bacterium 4301-Me genome encodes:
- the ppk1 gene encoding polyphosphate kinase 1 yields MELTKEYLSQYFNPKNFFNRETSWLEFNRRVLQEATNTNLPLLDRIKFISIFFSNLDEFYMIRVSGLKEQVRANIFELTIDGLTPIEQLKIIEKTVQPMLNEIYEYWNKVILQELRENRIFICNMDELEAREKEALNQYFTKEIFPVLTPLAFDPGRPFPYISNLSLSFAILVENSKGEKHFARIKVPTILPRLLRIDHIVKLEQRNGNTNFTAKFIWLGDLIKENLPKLFPGNKILEAHRFRITRNTDLEIQEDEADDLLEVIEENIKQRKFGSVVRLEVQNTMPDFMIDTLIENLEITRNDVHIIDGNLGLSDVIQLYDLPIPSLKEKSFHPSIPYIVDREENIFSLIKKKDIMLHHPYDSFTPVIEFIKEASVDPDVLAIKQTLYRIGQDSPIVKYLIEAAERKKQVAVLVELKARFDEENNIYWAKELEKAGVHVVYGLVGLKTHAKMTLVVRKEIDGVQRYAHISTGNYNPETAKLYTDIGIFTADEKICSDVSEIFNFLTGYSELKQFNKLIVSPINTREKIIEFIENEIKYARQGKKAHIILKLNALVDPLIIAALYKASQEGVKIELIVRGICCLIPQIQGLSENIRVISIVGRLLEHNRLYYFYNNGKEILYAGSADFMQRNLDRRVEAAFPIENTEYKKIIIENVLLKALEDNQKARVLLPTGKYVFNHKVFYEQNVNYQEWLIRHWTKQTISILHNENKT; encoded by the coding sequence ATGGAACTTACTAAAGAATATTTATCACAATATTTCAATCCAAAAAACTTCTTCAACAGAGAAACCAGCTGGTTAGAATTTAACAGGCGTGTTCTTCAAGAAGCTACTAATACAAATCTACCACTCTTAGATAGAATAAAATTTATTTCTATCTTCTTTTCTAACCTTGATGAATTTTACATGATTAGGGTCTCCGGACTTAAAGAACAAGTCAGAGCTAACATTTTCGAATTAACTATAGATGGATTAACACCAATAGAACAGTTAAAAATAATTGAGAAAACAGTTCAACCAATGCTTAATGAAATTTATGAGTATTGGAATAAAGTAATATTGCAGGAATTAAGAGAGAACAGAATTTTTATTTGTAACATGGATGAACTTGAAGCAAGGGAAAAAGAAGCTTTAAATCAATATTTTACTAAAGAAATTTTCCCTGTTTTGACTCCGTTAGCTTTTGACCCCGGCAGGCCCTTCCCCTACATCTCTAATTTAAGCTTAAGCTTTGCAATTCTCGTGGAAAACTCAAAAGGTGAAAAGCATTTTGCACGAATAAAAGTACCTACCATCTTACCACGTTTACTTAGAATTGATCACATAGTTAAACTGGAACAGCGAAACGGCAATACAAATTTTACCGCTAAGTTTATTTGGCTGGGCGATTTAATTAAAGAAAATCTTCCCAAACTTTTCCCAGGCAATAAAATACTAGAAGCCCATAGATTTAGAATTACTCGCAATACAGACTTAGAAATCCAAGAGGATGAGGCTGATGATTTATTGGAAGTAATCGAGGAAAATATCAAACAAAGAAAATTTGGTTCTGTCGTTCGTCTTGAAGTCCAAAACACTATGCCTGATTTTATGATTGACACATTAATAGAAAATTTAGAAATTACTCGAAACGATGTCCATATCATCGATGGTAATTTGGGATTAAGCGATGTAATACAACTATACGACTTGCCAATTCCCTCTCTTAAAGAAAAATCATTCCACCCATCAATACCCTACATAGTGGACAGAGAAGAAAATATTTTTTCTCTCATTAAGAAAAAAGATATTATGCTTCATCACCCTTACGATTCTTTTACACCCGTTATAGAATTTATCAAAGAAGCATCTGTAGACCCTGATGTGCTTGCAATTAAACAAACTCTTTACAGAATTGGACAAGATTCGCCCATTGTAAAATACCTAATTGAAGCTGCTGAAAGAAAAAAACAAGTAGCTGTATTAGTTGAACTAAAAGCTCGCTTTGATGAAGAAAATAATATTTACTGGGCAAAAGAACTTGAAAAAGCAGGCGTCCATGTTGTATATGGACTTGTCGGCTTAAAAACTCACGCAAAAATGACCCTCGTTGTTAGAAAAGAAATTGATGGTGTGCAAAGATATGCACATATAAGTACGGGAAACTACAACCCAGAAACAGCAAAACTATATACCGATATTGGAATTTTTACTGCCGATGAAAAAATATGCTCTGATGTATCAGAAATATTTAATTTTCTTACTGGATACTCTGAACTAAAACAATTCAATAAACTTATTGTTTCACCAATAAATACCCGAGAAAAAATTATAGAATTTATTGAAAATGAAATTAAATATGCTCGACAAGGAAAAAAGGCACACATAATATTAAAACTAAATGCCCTTGTAGATCCGTTAATTATTGCAGCTCTTTATAAAGCTTCTCAAGAAGGTGTTAAAATAGAACTTATTGTAAGAGGGATATGTTGCTTAATTCCTCAAATTCAAGGACTAAGTGAAAATATTCGTGTAATTAGCATTGTTGGACGTTTATTAGAGCACAACCGCTTATATTATTTCTACAATAACGGCAAAGAAATTCTTTATGCCGGCAGTGCTGACTTTATGCAAAGAAATTTAGATAGAAGGGTTGAGGCTGCTTTTCCTATTGAAAACACAGAGTATAAAAAAATAATCATCGAAAATGTTTTATTGAAAGCCTTAGAAGATAACCAAAAAGCCCGGGTTCTACTCCCTACCGGGAAATATGTGTTCAACCATAAAGTATTTTATGAACAAAATGTCAATTACCAAGAGTGGTTAATAAGGCATTGGACAAAACAGACTATAAGTATACTCCACAATGAAAACAAAACTTAA
- a CDS encoding FeoB small GTPase domain-containing protein: protein MFDQSVCETCPAHNVNNLVKLGIDMKDFDYVIALCGNPNTGKSTVFNALTGLKQHTGNWPGKTVTRAEGGFKYGNKKYKIVDLPGTYSLLSTSVDEEIARDFILFGQPDVTVVVADSTRLERNLNLVLQVLEITDRAVLCLNLIDEAERHNIKIDSRNLSKELGIPVVPTAARQKLGIPELLQAIDEVATGKYVCRPYRTTSEFRNVSHAVNELQKMLSKEFPNLPNTRWIALRLLEGDQKIIDALKNGELQNLTQLSSKEGKNEWINK from the coding sequence ATGTTCGACCAAAGCGTATGTGAAACTTGTCCAGCTCATAATGTGAATAACCTTGTGAAGCTTGGAATCGATATGAAAGATTTCGATTATGTTATTGCTTTGTGTGGCAACCCTAATACTGGTAAAAGTACGGTTTTTAATGCTTTGACAGGACTTAAACAACATACAGGCAATTGGCCTGGTAAAACAGTTACACGTGCTGAGGGAGGATTCAAATACGGGAATAAAAAATATAAAATTGTAGATTTACCAGGCACTTATTCTCTATTATCTACAAGTGTAGATGAAGAAATTGCGCGAGATTTTATTTTATTTGGTCAACCTGATGTTACTGTAGTTGTGGCTGACTCAACAAGATTGGAGAGAAATCTTAATCTCGTACTTCAAGTTCTTGAAATTACAGATAGAGCAGTGCTGTGTTTAAACTTGATTGATGAAGCTGAAAGACATAATATTAAAATAGATAGTAGAAACCTCTCTAAAGAATTGGGAATCCCTGTAGTACCAACCGCTGCAAGACAAAAGTTAGGTATTCCAGAACTTCTTCAAGCCATTGACGAGGTAGCTACAGGGAAATATGTATGCCGTCCTTACAGAACCACAAGTGAATTTAGAAATGTTTCCCATGCTGTAAATGAGCTTCAAAAGATGCTCTCAAAGGAATTTCCAAATTTACCTAACACACGGTGGATAGCGCTCAGATTGTTAGAAGGTGATCAAAAAATTATTGATGCCCTTAAAAATGGAGAACTGCAAAATCTAACTCAACTTAGTTCTAAAGAGGGAAAAAATGAATGGATTAATAAATAA
- a CDS encoding transporter yields MFNLIVYSQQNVPQLNTDRPDKTDSPVALSSGFVQLESGFSYEFSELEKTNYKSETFFIPSSLLRVGLIKNLELRIAGLYQVNKPTVSGQKLNINGFSDINIGAKIQFLTESYPIPASAFIIGLKLPIGSPELKPNTVEPEIIFAIARSIGKNASSSINIGVNWSNNFDLLSYAFSYSFNYSLFSDLVFFVEYYGNWVHKFNPLHNVDGGIYYLILQNFQLDISAGGKVNRDENYWFVSSGFTVRLPN; encoded by the coding sequence TTGTTTAATCTAATAGTGTATTCTCAGCAAAATGTGCCTCAGTTAAATACGGATAGACCAGATAAAACAGATTCGCCTGTAGCACTAAGTTCTGGATTTGTTCAGCTTGAATCAGGATTTAGTTATGAATTTTCTGAATTGGAGAAAACTAATTATAAGTCAGAAACCTTTTTTATCCCAAGTTCCTTGCTGAGAGTTGGTTTAATAAAGAATTTGGAGTTGAGAATAGCGGGTCTTTATCAGGTAAACAAACCTACAGTGAGTGGACAAAAGTTAAATATTAATGGGTTTTCAGACATTAACATTGGTGCTAAAATTCAGTTCTTAACAGAATCTTACCCCATTCCAGCTTCAGCATTTATTATTGGATTAAAATTGCCAATCGGTAGTCCCGAGTTAAAACCAAATACAGTTGAACCAGAAATAATTTTTGCTATTGCACGTTCTATAGGAAAAAATGCGTCTTCAAGTATAAACATAGGTGTCAATTGGAGTAATAATTTTGATTTGTTAAGTTATGCTTTCAGCTATAGTTTTAACTATAGTTTATTTTCTGATTTGGTATTTTTCGTAGAATATTATGGTAATTGGGTGCATAAGTTCAACCCCTTGCATAATGTAGATGGGGGAATATATTATCTTATCTTACAAAATTTTCAGTTAGATATTTCCGCTGGAGGTAAAGTGAATAGAGATGAGAATTACTGGTTTGTTTCGTCTGGCTTTACTGTACGTCTGCCTAATTAA
- a CDS encoding VIT1/CCC1 transporter family protein: MIDSSTKKMWQKHLQGEIDSAYLYRVLASLIDDEKKKNIYLQIAEIEDKHVNAWKNQFSKSGIKNSLTEPSTKAKIFAWYSKKFNTYLLEQYMLKNEASEVKSYFDLYNNASEISTKTIALQLARDSAEHANSLMQTGGVNEEPWHSSESGGLLRNVVYGFNDGLTANFGLIAGMIGAAAHPQIILISGMAGMIADALSMGSSGYLAAVSEKEVYDYERKMEAEEIKLMPELETEELALIYEAKGLNSAEARRRAVEAMKNPQQVLEDKVKEELGIVKRSLSPFKEGWVTGVATAIGAFIPVFPFFFFSGGLGIWTSFIISMVAHFAVGAARSFFTGRGIFRSGFDMFVVGFGVAAVGYILGELILKFL, encoded by the coding sequence ATGATAGATTCATCAACTAAAAAGATGTGGCAGAAACACTTGCAAGGTGAAATTGATTCAGCTTACTTATACAGAGTGCTTGCAAGTTTAATAGATGATGAAAAGAAAAAAAATATTTATTTACAAATAGCCGAAATAGAAGACAAGCACGTTAATGCATGGAAAAATCAATTTAGTAAATCTGGCATTAAAAATTCACTTACAGAGCCGTCAACCAAGGCAAAGATTTTTGCATGGTACTCAAAAAAATTCAACACTTATTTATTAGAACAGTATATGCTTAAGAATGAGGCTTCAGAAGTAAAAAGTTATTTTGACTTATATAACAATGCATCTGAAATTTCAACAAAAACAATAGCGCTCCAACTTGCAAGAGATTCCGCTGAACATGCTAACAGTCTTATGCAGACTGGCGGTGTTAACGAAGAACCGTGGCACAGCAGTGAATCTGGTGGCCTGTTAAGAAATGTAGTTTATGGTTTTAATGATGGTCTTACTGCAAATTTTGGTCTTATAGCAGGTATGATTGGCGCTGCCGCTCATCCACAAATTATTTTAATTTCTGGAATGGCAGGCATGATTGCAGATGCACTTTCAATGGGCTCTTCAGGCTATTTGGCAGCTGTAAGTGAAAAAGAAGTTTATGATTATGAAAGGAAAATGGAAGCTGAAGAAATAAAGCTAATGCCCGAGTTAGAAACTGAAGAGTTGGCTCTGATTTATGAGGCAAAAGGATTAAACTCTGCAGAAGCTCGTAGACGAGCAGTTGAGGCTATGAAAAATCCACAACAAGTTCTGGAAGATAAAGTAAAAGAAGAACTTGGAATTGTAAAACGATCTTTGAGCCCATTTAAAGAAGGATGGGTTACTGGTGTAGCAACAGCAATTGGTGCCTTTATTCCAGTTTTCCCTTTTTTCTTTTTTTCAGGGGGTCTGGGTATTTGGACTTCGTTCATAATTTCAATGGTTGCTCATTTTGCTGTAGGAGCAGCGAGAAGCTTTTTTACGGGAAGAGGAATTTTTAGAAGCGGCTTTGATATGTTTGTAGTGGGATTCGGTGTAGCTGCAGTCGGTTATATCCTTGGAGAATTGATTCTAAAATTTTTATAA
- a CDS encoding FeoA domain-containing protein has translation MNPLISLIIGLSVLLIFGFIVWPDTGLIARKRKLKIDAKRVLIEDALKHLYDCEYKNTICTLNSISDTLAISYEKAVELVNMLGDMKLVNVLENSLQLTQEGRSYALRIIRIHRLWEKYLADHTGLDSTEWHKEAELKEHSITDSQLNDLAAQLGNPLRDPHGDPIPSRDLTMPEKKGIPISMLKKGEFATIVHLEDEPREVYSQLVAIGLYPGMQVRMLEQNALRIVFEADGEECVIAPVFASNITVLPIEQKENIKESFNTLSSLKQGQSATIVGISNAIRGMQRRRLLDFGLVPGTKITALLNSYGKDPVAYEVRSTIIALRKSQTDFIYVKDIREEK, from the coding sequence ATGAATCCATTGATATCACTTATAATAGGATTATCAGTATTGCTAATTTTTGGGTTTATAGTCTGGCCTGATACTGGTCTTATTGCAAGAAAAAGAAAATTAAAAATCGATGCTAAAAGAGTATTAATAGAAGATGCTCTTAAGCATTTGTATGATTGTGAGTATAAGAATACCATTTGCACTCTTAATAGTATTTCAGATACTTTAGCTATTTCTTATGAGAAGGCTGTTGAACTTGTTAATATGCTCGGCGATATGAAACTTGTCAACGTACTGGAGAATTCGCTTCAGTTAACCCAAGAAGGCAGATCGTATGCTTTAAGAATAATAAGGATACATAGATTGTGGGAAAAATATTTAGCCGATCACACAGGTTTAGATTCAACCGAATGGCATAAAGAAGCTGAACTTAAAGAGCACTCTATAACCGATTCGCAGCTGAATGATTTAGCAGCTCAATTGGGTAATCCTTTGAGAGATCCTCATGGTGACCCTATTCCATCACGTGATTTGACTATGCCAGAAAAAAAAGGCATCCCAATATCCATGTTGAAAAAGGGAGAGTTTGCAACAATAGTTCATCTTGAAGATGAACCAAGAGAAGTTTACTCTCAACTTGTAGCTATAGGTTTATACCCTGGTATGCAGGTAAGGATGTTAGAGCAAAATGCGTTAAGAATTGTTTTTGAAGCTGATGGCGAAGAGTGTGTAATAGCGCCAGTATTTGCATCAAACATTACTGTATTGCCAATAGAACAAAAGGAAAACATTAAAGAGTCATTTAATACATTATCATCACTTAAACAGGGTCAATCTGCAACAATCGTTGGGATATCGAATGCGATTAGAGGCATGCAGCGTCGCCGTTTGCTTGATTTTGGCTTGGTGCCTGGAACTAAAATTACCGCGTTGTTGAACAGCTACGGAAAAGACCCAGTAGCTTATGAGGTACGTAGTACTATAATAGCATTAAGAAAAAGCCAAACTGATTTTATTTATGTAAAAGATATTAGAGAGGAGAAATAA
- a CDS encoding nucleoside recognition domain-containing protein produces MNGLINNSKELILATANKIRWEIGENLHDVITEAIYKDAEKIASKVITKNQSKRKLDWDTRIDKLVTSRIFGLPIMMLLLAIVFYITIVGANYPSDLISDVLIGKIYPWLKLVALKFSVPHWISGMFIDGAYLAMAWVVSVMLPPMAIFFPLFTLLEDFGYLPRVAFNLDGIYKKIGAHGKQALTMSMGFGCNAAGVIATRIIDSPRERLIAIITNNFSLCNGRWPTQILIATIFIGGAVPAYLAGIVSAAAVVFVALLGVIFSFVVSWGLSKTILKGEASTFSLELPPYRPPRILQTLYTSLIDRTIFVLWRAVVFAFPAGIVIWLVANVKFSGISIAEYFIDWVNPFAFLFGLNGVILLAYIIAIPANEIVIPTILMLTVLITKLHGLGAGAGVMFETSSISDTALILNAGGWTLLTGINLMLFSLLHNPCSTTIYTIYKETKSVKWAVISTILPIILGFTVTFFVTQIWRLINQ; encoded by the coding sequence ATGAATGGATTAATAAATAATTCTAAAGAATTAATATTAGCTACTGCTAACAAAATTCGTTGGGAAATTGGTGAAAACTTACACGATGTAATTACTGAGGCTATTTATAAGGACGCAGAAAAAATTGCCTCAAAGGTGATTACTAAAAACCAATCTAAACGTAAACTTGATTGGGATACTCGAATTGATAAACTTGTTACAAGCAGAATTTTTGGCTTACCAATTATGATGCTTTTACTTGCAATTGTTTTTTATATTACTATAGTTGGAGCTAATTATCCTTCAGATTTAATTTCTGATGTGTTAATTGGTAAAATTTATCCGTGGCTTAAGTTAGTTGCTCTAAAATTTTCAGTTCCTCATTGGATTTCTGGAATGTTTATAGATGGAGCTTATTTGGCTATGGCTTGGGTTGTTAGTGTTATGTTACCACCAATGGCTATTTTTTTCCCATTGTTTACGCTTTTGGAAGATTTTGGTTACTTGCCAAGAGTTGCATTTAACTTAGATGGTATTTACAAAAAGATAGGTGCACACGGTAAACAGGCATTAACAATGAGCATGGGTTTTGGGTGCAACGCCGCAGGTGTAATTGCTACAAGAATTATTGATAGCCCACGTGAAAGATTAATAGCAATAATTACAAATAATTTTTCTCTTTGCAATGGCCGCTGGCCCACACAAATATTAATTGCAACTATTTTTATTGGCGGCGCAGTCCCGGCTTACTTGGCAGGTATAGTGTCTGCAGCTGCAGTAGTCTTTGTTGCATTATTAGGAGTAATTTTTAGCTTTGTAGTTTCATGGGGTTTGTCTAAAACTATTCTTAAAGGCGAAGCCTCTACCTTTTCACTTGAACTGCCGCCATATAGACCCCCGCGTATTCTTCAAACTCTTTATACTTCTTTAATTGATAGAACAATATTTGTTCTATGGCGCGCAGTAGTTTTTGCATTTCCTGCAGGTATAGTTATTTGGCTTGTTGCTAATGTTAAGTTTAGCGGGATTAGTATTGCAGAATACTTTATTGATTGGGTAAATCCATTTGCATTTTTGTTCGGATTAAACGGCGTAATTTTGCTTGCTTACATTATAGCAATACCTGCTAACGAAATTGTTATACCAACTATTTTAATGTTGACTGTATTAATAACAAAATTACATGGACTTGGTGCTGGTGCTGGCGTTATGTTTGAAACAAGTTCTATATCTGATACTGCACTAATATTAAATGCTGGAGGATGGACATTATTAACAGGAATAAATTTGATGCTTTTTAGTCTGCTGCATAATCCATGCTCAACTACAATTTATACTATCTATAAAGAAACAAAAAGTGTTAAATGGGCCGTGATTTCTACTATTCTGCCAATTATATTAGGTTTTACAGTTACTTTTTTTGTTACACAAATCTGGAGATTAATTAATCAATAA